In Parabacteroides timonensis, the genomic stretch GCGAAGGCATTTGCCCGGAAGTTTTTCACGTAACTGACCGTTCCCACGTAAATGAAGGAGTAAACTTTAACGACTACGAAGAAGGAATAAAAGAAGCTGCTGAAAGCTGTCCGGTCAGCGTTATTAAATATGATTGAGTG encodes the following:
- a CDS encoding ferredoxin, with the translated sequence MAIKSVWIEEDCIACGTCEGICPEVFHVTDRSHVNEGVNFNDYEEGIKEAAESCPVSVIKYD